TGTCACCGACTCGCGTTCTGAGCGCCTCGGGAATGTCCATAGACACTAACAGCTTATCTTCGAGCACGATCTGTTGATCTCTAACGTTAGAGGCACGCAGCACAAGAACACCGCTGCCATCGGTGACCGTGTCCGCCGGATCGAAATGTCAAGCCGATGATTGAATGGCCGACGTGTTTCAATCGCTTGAGCTTCCAATGCGCCGGAAGTTCGCGCCGACCAGGGGATGCCGGAGTCGCGGAGGGGGCGCGGGAATTTAGGCCCCGCGTGACGGCGCGGGTGATCAGCGCCCGGCGCTTCTCAGCCAACAGGCCGAGCACGCGCTCCTTCGCTGCCACCAGCGCATCCAGCCGTGCCGTCTCGCGGTCGAGGTTAGTCAGCGATGGCGCTGTTGACGCAGAGGACGGGTGCGGGATCGGTTTCAAAGACTTCAGGTCGTCGTGCTTAGCTCCATGAAGGTGGAGCCGACCTAGACCTGGGGTATCCGTTCTGCGCTGAGAGCCAGTAGTAGAAGAACCGGGTGTCCGCCTTGACCCTGGGATGAGGGTTCAGGCAGCAGCCTTGGTTTGAACAGGCCTCCTCTTGAGGATCCGGAATCCTGTCCGACGCAGGATGCCTGATCGCATCAGGAGTCAGGACGGCGCCGTGGTCATGCCGCATGATGCGTATCCAGCCCACGAGGTGTGATCTTGCGGCGGGTATCCCGAGGCGGTAGCCGTCGAGCGAGCTGATGTCTTTCGGTGTCACCCAGCGGATATCGCCATTCCCAAAACTCAGGATTGCCATTGTCCGGAGTCGCGCCGCTGGTAACGGCGAATACGTGGCCGGCAACGCTGCTTCCGGGCGGCGGACGTCACTCCGTCACCTCCCGCAGCAGCCGCATGATCTCTTCCTCCGCCTGCTTCAATTCCGCGTCAATCGTCTCGAGCGGGCGCGGCGGCGTGTACTTGTAGAAGTGGCGGTTGAAGTTGATCTCGTAGCCGACCTTGTCCTTGCCCCGGTCCATCCAGGCGTCGGGCACGTGCGGGCGAACCTCGCGCTCGAAGTAGGCGTCGACGTCGTCCCTGAGTGGCACGTTCTCGAAATCGCGCAGGTCAGCGTCCGGCTCATAGCCGTCGTCGCGCCCCGCCCTTGGCGACTGGCTCGGCTTCGGGGTCCTTCTGCGTGAAGACGCTGCGGAAGAGCTTCTGCTCGCTCGCCTTCCAGCGCGACCTGCGCGCGTGCAGCAGATCCGCGATGCGGCTCCACACCTCATTCCAGTCGCGCTGAGGCTCGCGGCCCAGCACCTTGTCGATGGCCTGCGCGTCGTCGAGCAGGTGCGGGCAGGCGTCGAGAAAGCGGGCCTTGTCTTCCAGGGTCATCTGGTAGCACAGGCGCAGGGGCCGCTCGACGGTCACGCGGGTGTAGCCGAAGTCGGCGTTGTCGAATGTCTTGGAGGTCTCGCCGTCGGCTTGACGGCCGTAGAGCTTGACGATCTCGACGATCTGGCTGTTGCGGTAATGTGGCGGCGCTTGTCGCCGAGGCTCCTCTTGTTGTCCTCGCTGCCACCCGCCGTCCACACCTCGCGCGCATCGAGGAGCTGGATCTTGCCCTTGCGCCGCTTCTCCTTGCGGTTGGTGACGATCCAGACGTAGGTGCCGATGCCGGTGTTGTAGAACATCTGCTCCGGCAGGGCGATGATGGCTTCGAGCCAGTCGTTCTCGATGATCCACTTGCGGATGTCGCTCTCGCCCGAGCCCGCGCCGCCGGTGAAGAGCGGCGAGCCATTGAGGACGATGGCAAGGCGCGAGCCGATGTTTGTGCTCCGCCGGACGCACTGGCTCGAACTTGGCAACCATGTGCTGCAGGAAGAGCAGCGAGCCGTCGTTCACGCGCGGCAGCCCGGCGCCGAAGCGGCCGTCGAAGCCGCGCTTGTCGTGCTCCTGCTGGATCTCCTTCTGCTGCTTCTTCCAGTCCACGCCGAAGGGCGGGTTGGTGAGGAAGTAGTCGAAGGTCTCGGCCGCGAACTGATCCTCGGTGAAGCTGTCGCCGTAGCGGACGTTGTTGCCGGCGCCGTTGTGGTCCACCTGCTTCATCAGCATGTCGGAGGCCGCCGTGGCGAAGGCGCGCTTGTTGTAATCCTGCCCGTAGACATAGAGCTTGGCCGCGCCGTGCTGCTCGCGCAGGTAGTTCTGCGCCTCGGCCAGCATGCCGCCGGTGCCGCAGGCCGGGTCGAGCAGCTTGCGCACGGTGCCTGGCGTGGCGAGCAGCTTGTCGTCGTGGATGAACAGGATGTTCACCATCAGCCGGATGACCTCGCGGGGGGTGAAGTGGTCACCCGCGGTCTCGTTCGCCAGCTCGTTGAAGCGCCGGATAAGATTCTCGAAGATGAGCCCCATCTGCTCGTTCGGTACCGTGTTCGGGTGTAGGTCCACGTCGCAGAACTTGGAGACGACGAGATAGAGGAGGTTCGCCTCGCGCATCCGCTCGATCTCGCTATCGAACTCGAAGAAGTCGAAGATGTCCCGCACGTTCTTCGAGAAGCCCTTGATGTAGCTGACGAGGTGCTTCTCGATGTTATCGGGGTCGCCCTTGAGCTTCTCGGAAGTCGAGGGGAGAGTGATTGTGGAACCGCTGGCCGGCGGCCTCGTTGAGCCTTCTATCGAGTGCGTCGCCCTCGAGCTTGCCACCCTTGCGCCTTTCGTACTCGGCGTGCACCTTCGCTTTGGCCGGCGCCAGGACGCAGTCGAATCGGCGAAGCACGGTCATGGGCAGCATGACTCTCTCGTACTGCGGGGGGCGATACGGGCCCCTCAGGAGATCGGCGATCTGCCAGATGAGATTCGAAAAGTAGTTGTGGTCAGGCATGAGTCATCTCTTTGTCGTTTCGGCATGGGAATGCATGAACGTACGGGCCTCCGCAACGCGCGACATCTAGTCAAGGGCCCCCAACCAGAGGGCACCTAGAGGTGCCGGACCAGCCGATCGCCCGAGCATCACCGTCGAGGACATGACGGAAGTCTAAGGCTTCGGAAGCCGCTCGCATGCTCCCGCGCGGCCATGCTTCGCATCCCTGGCGGCCGCGCAGGGCGGCCTTCAGATCTCGGTCGCGACATCACTGCCCAGTCTCTCGCCCGGTGGACCTGTTCCGGTGGAGTGCGAGCCACGGCTCGGGGGGGAAAAGAAACCCGGGCCGCCCCCCCCCCCCCCAAACCGGCCCCCCCGCGGGGGGGGGGCGGCCGGCGGGCGGGCGGGGGGGGGCGGCGGCCGGGCGGGCCCCCCCGCCGCCGGGCGCGCCCCGCCACGCCCCCCCCCCCCCCCCCCCCCCCCCCCCCCCACCCCCGCCGCCTCCGCGGCCGGCGAGGCGAAGGTCCTCCTCGCGTTCCAGTCCCTCCGCGACGACTTCCGCATCTACCACCGCAAGAGCTGGTACTCGTTCGACGGCCCCGACGGCTCGCGCGAGGGAGTCTGCGAGGGCGAGGCGGACTTCCTGGTGCTGCACCCCGACCTGGGGATGCTGGTGCTGGAGGTGAAGGGGGGCCGGATCGCGTTCGACGGGCGGACGGGGGCGTGGACGTCGACGGCGCGCGACGGGAGGGTGCACTCGATCAAGGACCCGTTCCTCCAGGCGCAGCGGAGCGTCAAGGCGATCGCCGCGAAGGCCGCGGCGCTGAGCTTCGAGGGGCAGGCGATGCCGGAGTTCGTCCACGGGCACGCGGTCGTCTTCCCCGACTGCGACTTCACGAGCGGGGGCGACGGGGTGAGCGCGCCGCGCGAGCTGGTGATCGACGCGGGGGACCTCGCGCGGGACGCGGCGGGGCGGCTGATGGAGATCTTCCGGCTCTGGGGCGTGCGGCGCGCGGCGGCACCTCTGACGAAGAAGTGGGTCAAGAGGCTGGGGCAGCACGTCCTGGCGCCGCACTTCTCGCTGGGGCTGGCGCTCGGGTCGGCGCTCGGGTGGGAGGAGAAGGCGCTGGCGCTGCTCCACGAGGAGCAGGACATCTGCCTCGACTTCCTTCACCTGAACCGCGGCCGTGGTGCGCGGCGGGCGGGAAGGGGGTGGCGGGGGGGGAGAGTCTGTCTCTGTTACGGCCGCTCGCGCTACCTGCGGGAATCTGGCGTCGGGACGCGCTGCGGGGGGTGGGCGGGCTCGTACCACGAGCTGGGCCGTGAGCTGTGCGGGCGGGCCGGGGTGGCGTGGAACGAGCCGCCGGAGGACGACGTGGCGGCGACGCAGGCCTTCTGGAACGAGACGTCGGGCGTCCTCCTCCTCGAGGCCGCGCAGAAGCTGGGAGAGCGGTTCGACGCGCTGGTGGTGGACGAGGCGCAGGACTTCCTGACCGAGTGGTGGGCCGTCCTCGAGGCGCTGCTGAAGGAGGGCGACCGGGCGCCGGTGACGCTCGTCGCCGACCCCGACCAGGATCTCTGGCAGCGCGAGTCGCGGTTCCCCGAAGGGCTCCCCGTCTTCCCGCTCCGGACGAACTGCCGGAACACGTCGGCCATCGCGGAGTACCTCGGCGAGCTGACGGGGTCGCACCCGCGCGTGTCGCCGTGGACGGTGCGGGGGGAGGAGCCGAAGGTCCACCGCTGGCGCAACGCGGCCGACGAGCGGGAGAAGGCGGGGGCGCTGATCGCGCAGCTCCTCCTGAAGGACGGGGTCGGGCTCGAGAGGGTGGCGATCGTCGGGATGCGGCGCCTCGCGAACTCGTGCCTGGCGGGGGTGGCCGAGCTGGCGGGCTTCCCGGTGGTGCCGATCGGCGACGACGGGACGGCCGGCGTGCCCGGCGCGCTGCGCTACGCGACGCCCCACAGGTTCAAGGGGCTGGAGGCCGACGTGGTGCTCCTCCTCGACGTGGACGGGAGCCGCTGGTCGCTCGAGCCGCGCAACCTCTACGTCGCGGCGTCGCGCGCGCGGCTGCGGCTGCACGTGTTCGTGAAGGAGGGGGTGGTGGTGCCGGGGGGAGGGGCCTGAAGGGACCCGGCGGCAAGAATCGGGCGCGGTGCCCCGATAGGGTTGACACAAGCGGGCCTTTACGCCTTCTTTGCGGGCCGTCCCTTTGACCGCCTCGGGGCGGGGAGAGCCTTCGCGGCGTCCTCGAGCGACTCGATGGCGGCTCTTTGGCCCTCCGCCTCGAGGAGGGCACGCCTGCGCACGGCGAACAGGGCGTACTCGTCCTCCGCGTGTGCGTGGGCGTCGGCAGTGCTGACCGATCCGGCGTTCGTCAGGACGGACCGGTCATTGAACCGAAGGAACTCGTCGAGCCGGGACTCCCAGTCTCTCAGGAAGACCTGTTTCCGGCGTCGCGCCTGGTCTTCCGCGAAGTCGAGCCACATCGTGACGATCCGGTTCAGCTCGGAGATCTCCTCTTCGCGGAGGTAGTTCTTCGCCACCGTGACGTCCGCCTTCCGGACACTCCCGCCCTTCCACGTCAGGAGACCCATGTTCGGGCTCGTGTGGTCGGCCCGCCCGGCGATCAGCTCGGAAGCGGTCTTCCCCGTCGCTGCGAAGTGGAGCTTGTTCTGGATGATCTTGAAGAACGCGACCGTGTCCTTCCGTGTGGCGTCGTAGTCGGCGGCAAGGGCGAAGATCTCTCGAACGCGCAGGTACATCCGGCGCTCGCTGGCCCGAATGTCGCGGATGCGCGCCAGGAGTTCGTCGAAGTAGTCCGGAATCCCGGAGCCGTCGACCGGTGGGTTCCTGAGCCGCTCGTCGTCCATCGTGAAGCCCTTCACGAGGTACTCGCGGAGCCTCTCTGTCGCCCAGCGCCGGAACTGCACGCCCCGGGGCGAGCGCACGCGGTAGCCGACGGCGAGGATGGCGTCGAGGCTGTAGTACTTCACGACGCGCTGGACCTGCCTCGTGCCCTCCGGTCGAACTTGTAAGTAATCCTTACAAGTTCGCGAGGGGGCGAGCTCCCCGTCCGCGTAAATGCTCTTCAGATGGAGGGTTATGTTTTGGGGTGTCGTCTGGAAGAGGTCGGCGATCAACCCCTGGCTCATCCAGATCGTGTCCTCGGCGAAGCGGCACTCGACGCGTGTACGGCCGTCCTCGGTCTGGTAGACGAGGATCTCTCCGGACTGGATCGGCTCGTCGTTCAGCATCGGCTTCCCTTCGAACGGAGACTTCGCACGTTCTCCTCTGAGTCGGCCACCGGGCCGCAGGTAGTTTGCCGCAGGTCGCTTCCTGATTTCGACCGCCGAGGAAGCTGGTATTCGCTCAACGGGCTGCCGGGGAAGGGACCCGCTCGAGGCAGCGGTCAGGCCCGGCGGGGTGTACCGGGGCATGAAGGAGTAAACGGAGGAGTAGGCCGAGGAGTAAGTGGAGGAGTAAATGAAGGAGTAAGTGGAACACGTCGGCCATCGCGGAGTACCTCGGCGAGCTGACGGGGTCGCACCCGCGCGTGTCGCCGTGGACGGTGCAGGGAGAGGAGCCGAAGATCCACCTCTGGCGCAATGCGGCCGACGAGCGGGAGAAGGCGGGGGCGCTGATCGCGCAGCTCCTGCTGAAGGACGGGGTCGGGCTCGAGAGGGTCGCGATCGTCGGGATGCGGCGTCTCGCGAACTCGTGCCTTGCGGGGGTGGCCGAGCTGGCGGGCTTCCCGGTGGTGCCGATCGGCGACGACGGGACGGCCGGAGTGCCCGGCGCGCTGCGCTACGCGACGCCTCACCGATTCAAAGGTCTTGAGGCGGACGTGGTGCTCCTCCTCGACGTGGACGGGAGCCGTTGGTCGCTCGAGCCGCGCAACCTCTACGTGGCGGCGTCGCGCGCGCGGCTGCGGCTGCACGTGTTCGTGAAGGAGGGGGTGGTGGTGCCGGGGGGAGGGTGAGCGGCGCCCGCCCTTCCTCCCGGCTAGCGCCTCTGCTTCGCCTTCTCGAGCCACTCGGCGTCGAGGAGGTCCTGCGGGCGCCCGCAGGCCCTC
The genomic region above belongs to Holophagales bacterium and contains:
- a CDS encoding NERD domain-containing protein, whose amino-acid sequence is MECEPRLGGEKKPGPPPPPPNRPPRGGGAAGGRAGGGGGRAGPPAAGRAPPRPPPPPPPPPPTPAASAAGEAKVLLAFQSLRDDFRIYHRKSWYSFDGPDGSREGVCEGEADFLVLHPDLGMLVLEVKGGRIAFDGRTGAWTSTARDGRVHSIKDPFLQAQRSVKAIAAKAAALSFEGQAMPEFVHGHAVVFPDCDFTSGGDGVSAPRELVIDAGDLARDAAGRLMEIFRLWGVRRAAAPLTKKWVKRLGQHVLAPHFSLGLALGSALGWEEKALALLHEEQDICLDFLHLNRGRGARRAGRGWRGGRVCLCYGRSRYLRESGVGTRCGGWAGSYHELGRELCGRAGVAWNEPPEDDVAATQAFWNETSGVLLLEAAQKLGERFDALVVDEAQDFLTEWWAVLEALLKEGDRAPVTLVADPDQDLWQRESRFPEGLPVFPLRTNCRNTSAIAEYLGELTGSHPRVSPWTVRGEEPKVHRWRNAADEREKAGALIAQLLLKDGVGLERVAIVGMRRLANSCLAGVAELAGFPVVPIGDDGTAGVPGALRYATPHRFKGLEADVVLLLDVDGSRWSLEPRNLYVAASRARLRLHVFVKEGVVVPGGGA
- a CDS encoding virulence RhuM family protein is translated as MLNDEPIQSGEILVYQTEDGRTRVECRFAEDTIWMSQGLIADLFQTTPQNITLHLKSIYADGELAPSRTCKDYLQVRPEGTRQVQRVVKYYSLDAILAVGYRVRSPRGVQFRRWATERLREYLVKGFTMDDERLRNPPVDGSGIPDYFDELLARIRDIRASERRMYLRVREIFALAADYDATRKDTVAFFKIIQNKLHFAATGKTASELIAGRADHTSPNMGLLTWKGGSVRKADVTVAKNYLREEEISELNRIVTMWLDFAEDQARRRKQVFLRDWESRLDEFLRFNDRSVLTNAGSVSTADAHAHAEDEYALFAVRRRALLEAEGQRAAIESLEDAAKALPAPRRSKGRPAKKA
- a CDS encoding ATP-binding domain-containing protein, whose amino-acid sequence is MSPWTVQGEEPKIHLWRNAADEREKAGALIAQLLLKDGVGLERVAIVGMRRLANSCLAGVAELAGFPVVPIGDDGTAGVPGALRYATPHRFKGLEADVVLLLDVDGSRWSLEPRNLYVAASRARLRLHVFVKEGVVVPGGG